From one Bradyrhizobium sp. Ash2021 genomic stretch:
- a CDS encoding Lrp/AsnC family transcriptional regulator, which yields MTDQQELDEIDLRILSELQKDGRIRNNELANRVGVSEPPCLRRVRSLRGRGVIRAIRATLDERHLGYEVASFVSIQLVSQTQATLQAFETSITALPLVLQCWRISGEADFLLKCVATSVEGMHQQLLQFAAMPEVKNIRSSPVLGVSKDAPLPIPGYPAA from the coding sequence ATGACAGACCAGCAAGAGCTCGACGAAATCGACTTGAGAATACTGTCCGAGCTTCAGAAGGATGGGCGCATCCGAAATAACGAACTGGCGAACCGTGTCGGCGTCTCCGAGCCTCCCTGCCTGCGGCGCGTCCGGTCGCTGCGCGGCCGAGGCGTGATCAGGGCGATCCGCGCCACCCTCGACGAGAGGCACCTCGGCTACGAGGTGGCGTCATTCGTCTCGATTCAACTTGTGAGCCAGACCCAGGCGACGCTGCAGGCGTTCGAAACCTCGATCACGGCGCTACCCCTGGTCCTGCAGTGCTGGCGCATTTCGGGAGAAGCGGACTTTTTGCTCAAATGCGTCGCGACAAGCGTCGAGGGGATGCACCAGCAGCTTTTGCAGTTTGCGGCCATGCCGGAGGTCAAAAACATCAGAAGTTCCCCGGTGCTTGGCGTATCGAAGGATGCGCCACTGCCGATACCGGGATATCCGGCAGCATAA
- a CDS encoding fumarylacetoacetate hydrolase family protein, with the protein MKLATFKSGGQEKIAIVHSGDARLFDLAAASSRDGNANPAFASMLALIDAGPRALEQAAAAFDKYVKDDALSVAVAGAEILAPVPEPRQMRDGMSFPLHILQAPRGQLKLAARAKNDMAELARLDAEPLGELPEVYRKQPIYYITNRFSVRGPNTTVKWPRYSQVMDYELEFGIITRNKGANISAAKARDHIFGYTIFNDFSARDAQRIEMEGRLGPAKGKSFDGGNVMGPWIVTPDEIGDPYHLKMEVRVNGKMRSQGVSDGMLFSFEEIIEHVTRDETLMPGEFIGSGTVGNGCGLEIGWYLEHGDEIELEVEKIGVLKNRVERQDAKAA; encoded by the coding sequence ATGAAACTCGCAACATTCAAATCCGGCGGTCAGGAGAAGATCGCGATCGTGCATTCCGGAGATGCCCGTTTGTTCGACCTGGCGGCGGCCTCAAGCCGCGACGGAAATGCGAATCCGGCGTTTGCGTCGATGCTGGCCTTGATCGATGCCGGCCCGCGTGCGCTCGAACAGGCGGCGGCGGCGTTCGACAAATACGTCAAGGACGACGCGCTGTCGGTTGCCGTAGCGGGTGCCGAGATTCTTGCGCCGGTGCCGGAACCGCGGCAGATGCGCGACGGCATGTCGTTCCCGCTGCATATCCTTCAGGCGCCGCGCGGCCAGCTCAAACTCGCGGCGCGCGCCAAAAACGACATGGCGGAACTGGCGCGGCTCGACGCCGAACCGCTCGGCGAATTGCCGGAGGTCTATCGCAAACAGCCGATCTACTACATCACCAACCGCTTCAGCGTGCGCGGTCCCAACACGACCGTGAAATGGCCGCGCTACAGCCAGGTGATGGACTACGAACTCGAATTCGGCATCATCACCAGGAACAAGGGCGCCAATATTTCCGCCGCAAAAGCCCGGGATCACATCTTCGGCTATACGATCTTCAACGATTTCTCGGCGCGCGACGCCCAGCGCATCGAAATGGAGGGCCGGCTTGGCCCCGCCAAGGGCAAGAGTTTTGACGGCGGCAATGTCATGGGTCCGTGGATCGTGACGCCCGACGAGATCGGCGATCCCTATCATTTGAAGATGGAAGTCCGCGTCAACGGCAAGATGCGTTCGCAAGGGGTTTCCGACGGCATGCTATTTTCGTTCGAGGAGATCATCGAGCACGTGACCAGGGATGAGACGTTGATGCCCGGCGAATTCATTGGATCAGGCACGGTCGGCAATGGCTGTGGACTGGAAATCGGCTGGTATCTGGAACATGGCGATGAGATCGAACTTGAAGTCGAGAAGATCGGCGTCCTGAAAAATCGGGTCGAACGCCAGGACGCGAAGGCCGCTTAA
- a CDS encoding ETC complex I subunit translates to MTARIFKPAKNAMQSGRAKTREWQLDYEPEQPRAIEPLMGWTSSGDMKQQLTLHFDTREDAVAYCERKGIPYQVIEPKASVPRQIAYADNFAFRRGEPWTH, encoded by the coding sequence ATGACCGCACGCATTTTTAAGCCCGCCAAAAACGCTATGCAATCGGGCAGGGCCAAAACCAGGGAATGGCAACTGGACTACGAACCCGAGCAGCCCCGGGCGATCGAACCCTTGATGGGTTGGACCTCGTCCGGCGACATGAAACAGCAGCTCACGCTTCACTTCGACACCAGGGAAGACGCGGTGGCCTATTGCGAGCGCAAGGGCATCCCGTATCAGGTGATCGAACCCAAGGCGTCCGTGCCCCGCCAAATCGCCTATGCCGACAATTTCGCATTCCGGCGCGGCGAACCCTGGACCCACTGA
- a CDS encoding ABC transporter substrate-binding protein, with product MKKILASIAFSLALAGSAAAQTKIQIGCTATSDCASAMVAVDEGIFKKHGLDVEMTPIGINSNIPAAILSNSIQIGGPTSTVFLQAVDGGLDLVAIAGASIMNPVSNGNITAFVRNGITIKEPKDFVGKKVGAPGLNAFLHVLFVKWLVEKGVDPKSVNFVEVTFPTMSDIIKSGGVDAVLTAEPLVTRMLNAGLGSVGARYAVELARTDPIIFYAASREWADKNAATIKKFREALDESAQIVNSDREKASASISKFTRQPLELVKAMPPNQSEPVLKPEQLAWWIDVMSSQKMLQSKLDTAKLVLN from the coding sequence GTGAAAAAGATCCTTGCGAGCATTGCGTTCAGCCTGGCGCTGGCCGGATCTGCTGCCGCGCAGACGAAGATCCAGATCGGCTGCACCGCGACGTCGGATTGCGCCTCCGCCATGGTTGCGGTCGACGAGGGTATCTTCAAAAAGCACGGGCTTGACGTCGAGATGACGCCGATCGGCATCAACTCGAACATTCCCGCGGCGATCCTGTCGAACTCGATCCAGATCGGCGGACCGACCTCGACCGTGTTCCTGCAGGCCGTCGACGGCGGGCTTGACCTCGTTGCCATCGCCGGCGCGTCGATCATGAATCCTGTGTCGAACGGCAACATCACCGCCTTCGTGCGCAACGGCATCACCATCAAGGAGCCGAAGGATTTCGTCGGCAAGAAAGTCGGCGCCCCCGGCCTGAACGCCTTCCTGCACGTGCTGTTCGTCAAATGGCTGGTGGAGAAAGGCGTCGACCCCAAAAGCGTCAATTTCGTTGAGGTCACCTTCCCGACCATGTCTGATATCATCAAGTCCGGCGGTGTCGATGCCGTGCTCACGGCCGAGCCGTTGGTGACGCGCATGCTCAATGCGGGGCTGGGCTCGGTCGGGGCGCGCTATGCAGTCGAACTCGCGCGCACCGATCCGATCATTTTCTACGCCGCGTCGCGCGAATGGGCCGACAAGAATGCCGCCACCATCAAGAAATTCCGCGAAGCGCTCGATGAATCTGCGCAAATCGTCAACAGCGACCGCGAGAAGGCGTCCGCGTCAATTTCAAAGTTCACCAGGCAGCCACTCGAATTGGTCAAGGCGATGCCGCCGAACCAGTCCGAACCGGTATTGAAGCCCGAGCAACTGGCGTGGTGGATCGACGTCATGTCGTCGCAGAAAATGCTGCAGTCGAAGCTCGACACCGCCAAACTGGTCCTGAATTGA
- a CDS encoding TOMM precursor leader peptide-binding protein: MTGHRKTRATRQTGKDVVQFAPNFTVYVLPPDVVSLYSEDRKFFLHGELYVALAEAIGKTGKSLGRLVRELERKFPSDQINEALKRLGDRRYIVPASPAADGTVAGYWASLGLPSEVAESNLKNCRVRIEAIDVKGATELGAALGELGVRIVKGSPDLTVTLVSDYLERRLAQLNRQRVSDRTPWLLVQPSGVFPLVGPVFKPGESACWTCLFDRMIRNREIKGFLDRGGAQPVAVSPLVRNTFGQSAIQFAAVEIAKAIASGFRTDLRDHIASFDLMGATIAKHYVAHRPQCPTCGARKLQNPRRAPQPIVNGPGAKLIMTSGGYRTVSSRVTVARYRKHVSPLTGVVKRLERIEADLPMNTNFFAQHNFSAPAMSVDQLRSGLTGGSFGKGSTAEQAEASALMEAIERYSGIFQGDEIRMKRRFADFAPGEAILANDVQLFSEAQFAARHEPAGDDSHPIPEPIDPTAKIEWSPAWSLRDQRFRYFPTGLMYFFYRDAHTDSNGCAAGNTLQEAIVQGFLELVERDAYAIWWYNRSQRSEVDLSEFDDSYIRDIKTQFADAGRKLWVLDVTNDLGIPSYVAVMHWIKDGQEHIEFGSGAHFDRRIALLRSLTELSQFLSIGLMGGGSGDKSSLDGITPLRLENYPFLIPASRPVVVPELGINVPLDSAREQVEACVEIARRAGYDFLVLDQTRPDVEVSVARVIVPGLRHFYRRFAPGRLYDVPVKLGLLDRPLSENELTPFLPHT, encoded by the coding sequence ATGACAGGCCATCGCAAGACCCGCGCCACGCGTCAAACCGGCAAAGACGTTGTGCAGTTCGCGCCGAATTTCACCGTCTACGTGCTCCCCCCCGATGTCGTGAGCCTCTATTCCGAGGATCGGAAATTCTTCCTGCACGGCGAGCTTTATGTCGCGCTCGCCGAGGCGATCGGAAAGACCGGAAAAAGCCTTGGCCGGCTCGTCCGCGAGCTGGAACGCAAGTTTCCGTCCGATCAGATCAATGAAGCGCTCAAGCGGCTGGGTGACCGTCGCTATATCGTGCCGGCCTCGCCTGCCGCCGACGGCACGGTCGCCGGCTATTGGGCTAGTCTCGGCCTGCCGTCGGAGGTTGCGGAAAGCAATCTCAAGAATTGTCGCGTGCGCATTGAGGCGATCGACGTCAAGGGCGCAACCGAACTCGGCGCCGCGTTGGGTGAACTCGGCGTTCGCATCGTCAAAGGGTCTCCCGACCTGACCGTCACGTTGGTGAGCGATTATCTGGAACGACGACTGGCCCAGCTGAACCGGCAGCGGGTGTCGGACAGGACGCCCTGGCTGCTGGTGCAGCCCTCCGGGGTTTTTCCGCTGGTGGGCCCGGTGTTCAAACCCGGCGAGAGCGCCTGCTGGACCTGTCTGTTCGACCGCATGATCCGCAATCGCGAGATCAAGGGATTCCTCGATCGCGGAGGGGCGCAGCCCGTCGCGGTTTCGCCACTGGTCCGCAACACTTTCGGACAAAGCGCGATCCAGTTCGCAGCCGTCGAGATTGCCAAGGCGATCGCCTCCGGCTTTCGCACCGACCTGCGCGATCATATTGCGAGTTTCGACCTGATGGGCGCGACGATCGCAAAGCACTATGTCGCGCATCGCCCGCAATGTCCGACCTGCGGCGCCAGGAAATTGCAGAACCCGCGCCGTGCGCCGCAGCCGATCGTGAACGGCCCCGGCGCCAAGCTGATCATGACGAGCGGCGGATATCGCACGGTGTCGTCACGTGTCACGGTTGCACGCTACCGAAAGCACGTCAGTCCCCTCACCGGCGTCGTGAAGCGGCTGGAGCGGATCGAAGCCGATCTGCCGATGAACACCAACTTTTTCGCGCAACATAATTTTTCCGCGCCGGCCATGAGCGTCGATCAGCTGAGGTCGGGACTGACTGGCGGCAGCTTCGGCAAAGGCTCGACCGCTGAGCAGGCCGAAGCCAGCGCGCTGATGGAAGCGATCGAACGCTATTCCGGAATTTTCCAGGGCGATGAAATCCGGATGAAGCGGCGGTTTGCCGATTTCGCACCGGGCGAGGCCATCCTGGCCAACGATGTCCAGCTGTTCAGCGAGGCGCAATTTGCGGCGCGGCACGAACCTGCGGGCGATGATTCTCATCCGATCCCGGAGCCGATCGATCCCACCGCCAAGATCGAGTGGTCGCCGGCCTGGTCGTTGCGCGACCAGCGCTTCCGGTATTTTCCGACCGGCCTGATGTACTTCTTCTACCGGGACGCTCATACCGATTCCAACGGCTGTGCCGCCGGCAACACGCTGCAGGAGGCCATCGTCCAGGGCTTCCTTGAACTCGTGGAGCGCGATGCCTACGCGATCTGGTGGTACAACCGGTCACAGCGGTCGGAGGTCGATCTCAGCGAGTTCGACGATTCCTACATCCGCGATATCAAGACTCAATTTGCCGACGCCGGACGCAAACTGTGGGTGCTCGACGTCACCAACGACCTCGGCATTCCCAGCTATGTCGCGGTCATGCACTGGATCAAGGACGGCCAGGAGCATATCGAGTTTGGCTCCGGCGCGCATTTCGATCGCCGCATCGCCTTGCTGCGTTCGCTGACCGAACTGAGCCAGTTCCTGTCGATCGGCCTGATGGGCGGCGGCAGCGGCGACAAGTCGAGCCTCGACGGCATCACGCCGTTGCGCCTGGAGAATTATCCGTTCCTGATTCCGGCAAGCCGCCCGGTGGTTGTGCCGGAACTCGGCATCAATGTCCCGCTCGACAGCGCGCGCGAGCAGGTGGAAGCCTGCGTCGAGATCGCCCGGCGCGCGGGGTATGATTTCCTCGTCCTCGATCAGACCCGCCCCGACGTCGAAGTCTCGGTGGCCCGGGTGATCGTTCCCGGGCTGCGGCATTTCTATCGCCGCTTCGCACCCGGCCGGCTGTACGACGTTCCGGTCAAGCTCGGCTTGCTCGACCGGCCGTTATCGGAAAACGAACTGACGCCGTTCCTTCCACACACCTGA
- a CDS encoding cyclase family protein, with translation MARKLIDISVPLQNDVPADPPGGHPTIQYIDHQQGLPRMLQFFEGLKAEDLPDGQGWAVEQVQLSTHNGTHLDAPWHFHPTMNRGERSWTIDEVPLEWCLQPGVKLDFRNFADGYVATARDVEAELKRIGHTLSPLEIVVVNTSAGAKYGRQDYVTSGCGMGYEATMYLLERGVRLTGIDGWSWDAPFVYTAKKYAETKDASLIWEGHKAGRHIGYCHIEKLHNLEQLPSTGFMVSCFPVKIERASAGWTRAVAILDG, from the coding sequence ATGGCGCGTAAATTGATCGATATTTCCGTTCCCCTGCAAAACGACGTGCCGGCCGATCCGCCCGGCGGTCACCCGACCATCCAGTACATCGATCACCAGCAGGGCCTGCCGCGCATGCTGCAGTTCTTCGAGGGGTTGAAGGCCGAAGACCTGCCGGATGGCCAGGGCTGGGCGGTCGAACAGGTGCAACTCTCGACCCACAACGGCACGCATCTGGATGCGCCCTGGCACTTCCATCCGACCATGAACCGCGGCGAGCGCTCATGGACCATCGACGAAGTGCCGCTGGAGTGGTGCCTGCAGCCCGGCGTCAAACTCGACTTCCGGAATTTCGCGGATGGCTATGTCGCGACCGCCAGGGATGTCGAAGCCGAACTCAAGCGCATCGGCCATACCCTGTCGCCGCTGGAGATCGTGGTGGTCAATACCAGCGCGGGAGCCAAATACGGCCGGCAGGACTACGTCACCTCGGGCTGCGGCATGGGTTATGAGGCGACGATGTATCTGCTGGAGCGCGGCGTGCGGCTGACCGGCATCGATGGCTGGAGCTGGGACGCGCCGTTCGTCTACACCGCGAAGAAATATGCCGAGACCAAGGACGCCAGCCTGATCTGGGAAGGCCACAAGGCGGGCCGCCACATCGGCTATTGCCATATCGAGAAGCTGCATAATCTCGAGCAATTGCCATCGACCGGCTTCATGGTGTCGTGCTTTCCGGTCAAGATCGAGCGCGCTTCCGCCGGCTGGACCCGGGCGGTTGCCATTCTCGACGGTTAA
- a CDS encoding amidohydrolase family protein yields MKGQHRWSYRGCACCDGSTLSLSGAKLSRRHFLQGMTGAAALAAVGLGQPPGAAAQGAEAAKPFRIDVHHHLSPPTYIAASSASNFGDPLMKNWTPAKSLEDMDKAGVAVAMLSVTTPALNFTSGETARKLARECNDYAAKLIADHPARFGSFAVVPLTDVEGSLQEIAYALDTLKADGIGLMTSYGDKWLGDPAFLPVMEELNRRKAVVYTHPTAANCCVNLVRTQQPVMIEFGTDTTRTIADIIFSGNAQKFREISWIFSHAGGTMPFLIERFVRNAFLDPKAKATVPDGTLAELRRFYYDTAQTSNKGSMAALSDIIPVSQILFGTDYPYRTSIDHVKGLREAGVFTDEQLAAIEHGNAQKLLPRLAS; encoded by the coding sequence ATGAAGGGCCAACACCGCTGGTCGTATCGGGGATGCGCGTGCTGCGATGGAAGTACGCTCTCGCTGTCGGGCGCAAAACTCAGCCGGCGCCATTTCCTGCAGGGAATGACGGGCGCTGCGGCGCTGGCTGCGGTCGGTCTCGGTCAGCCGCCGGGTGCGGCGGCACAGGGCGCGGAAGCCGCAAAGCCGTTTCGCATCGATGTGCACCATCATCTGTCGCCGCCGACCTATATCGCAGCTTCCAGCGCCAGCAATTTCGGCGATCCCCTGATGAAGAACTGGACGCCGGCGAAATCGCTCGAGGATATGGACAAGGCCGGCGTCGCCGTCGCCATGCTTTCGGTGACGACGCCGGCCCTCAATTTCACGTCGGGGGAGACCGCGCGCAAGCTGGCGCGCGAGTGCAACGACTATGCAGCGAAGCTGATTGCCGACCATCCGGCACGCTTTGGAAGTTTTGCGGTGGTTCCGCTGACGGATGTCGAGGGCAGCCTGCAGGAGATTGCCTACGCGCTCGACACGCTCAAGGCTGACGGCATCGGCCTGATGACGAGCTACGGCGACAAATGGCTCGGCGATCCCGCGTTCCTGCCTGTGATGGAAGAACTCAACCGGCGCAAGGCTGTTGTCTACACCCACCCAACGGCGGCCAATTGTTGCGTCAATCTGGTCCGTACCCAGCAACCTGTCATGATCGAATTCGGCACCGACACGACCCGAACCATCGCCGACATCATCTTCAGCGGTAACGCGCAGAAGTTTCGCGAGATCAGCTGGATATTTTCGCACGCGGGCGGAACGATGCCGTTCCTGATCGAGCGCTTCGTCCGCAATGCATTTCTGGATCCGAAGGCCAAGGCAACCGTGCCGGACGGCACTTTGGCCGAACTCAGGCGCTTTTACTACGACACGGCGCAGACGTCGAACAAGGGCTCGATGGCGGCGCTCTCGGACATTATTCCGGTGTCGCAGATCCTGTTCGGCACCGACTATCCCTATCGAACCAGCATCGACCACGTGAAGGGTTTGCGCGAGGCGGGGGTGTTCACCGACGAGCAGCTCGCTGCCATCGAGCATGGCAACGCGCAGAAATTGTTGCCCCGGCTGGCAAGCTAG
- a CDS encoding OpgC domain-containing protein — protein sequence MKINATLPEKGRDLRLDLFRGVANWAIFLDHIPDNVVNWITTRNYGFSDAADLFVFISGYTASFVYARMMLDRGFIVGATRLTKRVWQLYVAHIILFVIYIAAISYLALRFGDSEIINEFNVAGLVDNATETLRQGLFLKFKPVNLDVLPLYIVLMGLFPPVLWITLRQPNWTMLASIALWLVARQAGWNLAAYPGGTWYFNPFCWQVLFVFGSWCALGGARKNMGVINSPITLYFCIFYLLLGLVMTMAGKFPDFGALFPHWLYSTFNPNDKTNLAPYRFLHFVVIVILVIRFVPKDWKGLEWKVFDPLIVCGQQSLAVFCVGVFLSFVGHFELMMSSGSLLAQIFVSVTGIAIMTIVAYYISWSKRQDKPLPKTPATAKAG from the coding sequence ATGAAAATCAACGCCACCCTGCCCGAAAAAGGACGTGACCTGCGGCTCGACCTGTTTCGCGGGGTCGCGAACTGGGCGATCTTTCTGGATCATATTCCAGACAATGTTGTGAACTGGATCACCACTCGAAACTACGGCTTCAGCGATGCGGCCGACCTGTTCGTTTTCATTTCCGGGTATACCGCCTCCTTCGTCTATGCCCGGATGATGCTAGACCGCGGCTTCATCGTCGGCGCCACGCGCCTGACCAAGCGCGTCTGGCAGCTCTATGTCGCCCACATCATCCTATTCGTGATCTACATCGCCGCGATCAGCTACCTGGCGCTGCGTTTCGGCGATTCCGAAATCATCAACGAGTTCAACGTGGCGGGCCTGGTCGATAATGCGACCGAAACGCTGCGGCAGGGATTGTTCCTGAAGTTCAAGCCGGTCAATCTCGACGTGCTTCCGCTCTACATCGTGCTGATGGGGCTGTTTCCGCCTGTGTTGTGGATCACGCTGCGCCAGCCCAACTGGACGATGCTGGCCTCGATCGCGCTGTGGCTGGTGGCCCGGCAGGCCGGCTGGAATCTGGCCGCCTATCCGGGCGGAACCTGGTACTTCAATCCGTTCTGCTGGCAGGTGCTGTTCGTGTTCGGCTCGTGGTGCGCGCTCGGCGGCGCCCGAAAGAACATGGGCGTCATCAATTCGCCGATCACGCTCTATTTCTGTATCTTCTATCTGCTGCTCGGGCTGGTCATGACCATGGCCGGCAAGTTTCCGGATTTCGGCGCGCTGTTTCCGCACTGGCTCTATTCAACCTTCAATCCCAACGACAAGACCAATCTGGCGCCCTATCGCTTCCTGCATTTCGTGGTGATCGTGATTTTGGTGATCCGCTTCGTGCCGAAGGACTGGAAGGGGCTGGAATGGAAAGTGTTCGATCCGCTCATCGTCTGCGGTCAGCAATCGCTGGCGGTGTTCTGCGTCGGCGTGTTCCTGTCCTTTGTCGGGCATTTTGAGCTCATGATGAGCTCGGGCTCGCTGCTCGCGCAGATATTCGTCAGCGTGACCGGCATCGCGATCATGACCATCGTCGCCTACTACATCTCCTGGTCGAAACGGCAGGACAAGCCGCTGCCCAAAACGCCGGCGACCGCCAAGGCGGGTTGA
- a CDS encoding VOC family protein has protein sequence MTDHHGRFVWYELLTTDIAAARAFYGSVVGWGEQDASTPEFTYTLFTAGQAPVGAFMDLPPDARKMGATPRWVGYVAVDDVDKTAGLIGRLGGAVYVPPTDTNIGRISVVADPQTATLALVNGLKPGRPERVGLGEPGHVGWHELLAADAKTAFAFYRELFDWQQAAAETGLMDSYRLFASGGQTLGGIFTKLPRAPVPFWLYYFNVGDVDVAAERVKAGGGRIAQGPVELPEGGWIVRCIDPQGAMFALQGTRRQDAIEQDAAPELTWTAEWGGISSRGKVVGKSKR, from the coding sequence TTGACCGATCATCACGGACGCTTCGTCTGGTACGAGCTTTTGACGACGGACATTGCCGCCGCGAGGGCCTTTTATGGCAGTGTCGTCGGCTGGGGCGAACAGGATGCATCGACGCCAGAGTTCACCTACACGTTGTTCACCGCCGGACAGGCTCCGGTCGGGGCATTCATGGACCTGCCGCCCGATGCGCGGAAAATGGGTGCGACGCCGCGGTGGGTGGGGTATGTCGCCGTCGACGATGTGGATAAAACCGCCGGCCTGATCGGGCGCCTCGGCGGCGCCGTGTACGTCCCGCCCACTGACACCAACATCGGCCGCATTTCCGTCGTGGCGGACCCGCAAACGGCAACGCTTGCGCTGGTCAACGGGTTGAAGCCCGGTCGGCCGGAGCGGGTCGGGCTGGGTGAGCCGGGACATGTCGGCTGGCATGAGCTGCTTGCCGCCGATGCCAAGACGGCGTTCGCCTTTTACCGCGAACTGTTTGATTGGCAGCAGGCCGCGGCCGAAACCGGTCTGATGGATTCGTATCGGCTGTTCGCGTCCGGCGGGCAAACGCTCGGCGGCATCTTCACCAAACTTCCGCGGGCACCAGTGCCGTTCTGGCTATATTATTTTAATGTCGGCGACGTCGACGTGGCAGCCGAGCGCGTGAAGGCCGGTGGTGGCCGGATCGCCCAGGGCCCGGTCGAATTGCCGGAAGGCGGCTGGATCGTCCGATGCATCGACCCCCAGGGCGCCATGTTCGCGTTGCAGGGAACGCGTCGCCAGGACGCGATCGAGCAGGATGCGGCGCCCGAACTCACCTGGACCGCCGAATGGGGCGGGATCTCATCGAGAGGCAAGGTCGTCGGCAAGTCCAAGCGTTAG
- a CDS encoding SagB family peptide dehydrogenase: MRAPAKKRGRKITPAIAARLNARVTLEAQADGNVAARFDGYAAGLGKFSAEAIDRAHGLRTGLPLASFSRPAKAIDREIDLLVRRLAERGLLEYRLGRARGNADLVVIEPQMPGYWPQTPKLRDSETIVLSRFAYMRRRGNDMVLESPRAGALFRISEPKVAATIATLSAPQKIGQMRRQAGFPGLELLGLLLDCKILFKIDAKGGDGRRANEGDENLVLWDFHDLLFHTHSTEGRQANPLGGLYPYADVIAPPPAVRSPWPGTTIDLQPLSAAAHETPSPYAKLLGERHSTRDFDDRQPITLTELAQFLESTARVQSKWTSKLDFGGDGPDIAYTTRPYPAAGSAYELELYLNVANCDGLERGFYHYDADRHALVKIDAHEQELDAQLGSAEFAMNAPSSTQILITIAARFNRVSWKYSSIAYSLILKDVGVLLQTLYLTATDMGLGGCAIGTTNIDLFATMTGIDFHVEGPVGQFALGRGIKSDAAD; encoded by the coding sequence TTGCGCGCGCCTGCGAAAAAGCGAGGGCGAAAAATCACACCAGCCATTGCGGCCCGGCTGAATGCACGCGTCACGCTCGAAGCCCAGGCCGACGGCAATGTCGCCGCTCGCTTCGACGGGTACGCGGCCGGCCTTGGAAAGTTCAGCGCCGAAGCGATCGATCGCGCGCATGGCTTGCGCACCGGTCTGCCGCTCGCTTCGTTTTCGCGTCCTGCCAAGGCGATCGACCGCGAAATCGATCTCCTGGTCCGGCGCCTGGCCGAGCGAGGGCTGTTGGAATACCGCCTCGGACGCGCGCGCGGCAATGCCGACCTCGTCGTCATCGAACCGCAAATGCCCGGTTATTGGCCGCAAACGCCGAAGCTTCGCGACTCCGAGACGATCGTATTGTCGCGTTTCGCCTACATGCGACGGCGCGGCAATGACATGGTGCTGGAATCGCCGCGCGCCGGCGCGTTGTTCAGAATCAGCGAGCCGAAGGTCGCAGCTACCATTGCCACGCTGTCCGCGCCGCAGAAGATCGGCCAGATGCGGCGGCAGGCAGGATTTCCCGGCCTGGAGCTGCTCGGATTGCTGCTGGATTGCAAAATCCTCTTCAAGATCGACGCCAAGGGCGGCGACGGCCGCCGCGCAAATGAGGGCGACGAAAACCTCGTGCTCTGGGATTTTCACGATCTGCTGTTTCACACCCACAGCACCGAAGGCCGGCAGGCCAATCCACTGGGGGGACTCTATCCCTACGCCGATGTCATCGCGCCGCCACCGGCGGTGCGATCGCCCTGGCCCGGCACGACCATCGATCTGCAGCCACTTTCGGCCGCGGCCCATGAAACGCCCTCGCCATACGCAAAGCTGCTGGGCGAGCGCCATTCGACGCGCGACTTCGACGACCGACAGCCGATCACGCTCACCGAGCTCGCGCAATTTCTCGAAAGCACCGCGCGCGTGCAGTCGAAGTGGACCAGCAAGCTCGACTTTGGCGGCGATGGTCCCGATATCGCCTACACCACGCGGCCGTATCCCGCCGCGGGCAGCGCGTACGAACTCGAACTTTATCTGAACGTCGCCAATTGCGACGGGCTGGAGCGCGGCTTCTATCACTATGATGCCGACAGGCACGCGCTGGTGAAGATCGATGCCCACGAGCAAGAGCTCGATGCGCAATTGGGGTCGGCTGAATTCGCGATGAACGCGCCCTCCTCGACCCAGATCCTGATCACGATCGCCGCGCGCTTTAACCGCGTTTCGTGGAAGTACAGCTCGATCGCCTATTCGCTGATCCTGAAGGATGTCGGCGTGTTGCTGCAGACGCTGTATCTGACGGCGACCGACATGGGCCTTGGTGGCTGCGCCATCGGCACCACCAATATCGATCTGTTCGCCACGATGACGGGCATCGATTTCCACGTCGAAGGCCCGGTCGGCCAATTCGCGCTTGGACGCGGTATCAAATCCGATGCCGCGGACTAG